In Aeromicrobium marinum DSM 15272, one genomic interval encodes:
- a CDS encoding undecaprenyl-diphosphate phosphatase, with protein sequence MDFLQAVVLGTLQGLTEFLPISSSAHLAIFPKFFGWDDPGAAYTAVVQIGTEVAVVLYFWRDIWTIGSGWVRGLFSARAREAFEWRMGWFIIVGSLPIVALGLALEDLIDNEFRNLWVIGTMLIALGLVLGVAERIGRNAKPIEDLSWGHAVLLGAAQAAALVPGVSRSGATISMGLILGYERAAATRYAFLLAIPAVVGAGLYKLKDIPGGDNAYGVAPTVVGTLVAFVVGLAVIHWLLRYVSTHSYAPFVAYRVVLGSVVLVLLGAGVITADVAI encoded by the coding sequence GTGGATTTCCTTCAGGCCGTCGTGCTCGGCACCTTGCAGGGCTTGACGGAGTTCCTGCCGATCTCCAGCAGCGCGCACCTGGCGATCTTCCCCAAGTTCTTCGGCTGGGACGATCCCGGTGCGGCCTACACCGCCGTGGTGCAGATCGGCACCGAGGTGGCGGTCGTCCTGTACTTCTGGCGTGACATCTGGACCATCGGGTCCGGGTGGGTGCGGGGGCTGTTCTCCGCCAGGGCCCGGGAGGCCTTCGAGTGGCGGATGGGCTGGTTCATCATCGTCGGGTCGCTGCCGATCGTGGCACTCGGTCTGGCCCTGGAGGACCTGATCGACAACGAGTTCCGCAATCTCTGGGTCATCGGGACCATGCTCATCGCGTTGGGACTCGTCCTCGGCGTCGCCGAGCGGATCGGTCGCAACGCCAAGCCCATCGAGGATCTCTCGTGGGGTCACGCCGTGCTGCTCGGCGCAGCCCAGGCCGCCGCCCTCGTGCCGGGCGTGTCGCGTTCGGGCGCCACCATCTCGATGGGGCTGATCCTGGGCTACGAGCGGGCGGCGGCGACGCGGTACGCCTTCCTGCTGGCGATCCCGGCCGTGGTCGGCGCGGGTCTGTACAAGCTCAAGGACATCCCCGGCGGTGACAACGCCTACGGTGTCGCACCGACCGTCGTCGGCACGCTGGTGGCGTTCGTGGTGGGTCTGGCGGTGATCCACTGGTTGCTGAGGTACGTGAGCACCCACTCGTACGCACCGTTCGTCGCCTACCGGGTCGTGCTCGGTTCGGTCGTCCTCGTGCTGCTCGGCGCGGGTGTCATCACCGCCGACGTGGCCATCTGA
- a CDS encoding aldo/keto reductase: MLLRQVGHSGLRVSRMALGTMSWGAGVDDYEAAEQLTTFVDAGGTLVDTAPIYGDGACEELLGRVLASTGTRDRVVLAGKCALTRRDGEVVRDASRGTVLDQLDLSLRQLGTDHLDLWQVHRWDDSTPLDETLAALEHAVTSGRVRYVGISNFTGWQTALGHATLAGRPARVPLVSTQVEYSLLRREAEVDVVPALQHLGMGLIAWSPLGRGVLTGKYRNGTPADSRGADPRWEQFVAPYLTPDRAGVVEALARAAEGLGASPAQIALAWVRDRPAVASVVVGARTTAQLVETLAAEAVEVPPEIRQALTDVSGGEALSSAEKE; encoded by the coding sequence ATGCTGCTGCGTCAGGTCGGTCACTCCGGGCTCCGGGTGTCCCGGATGGCGCTCGGCACGATGTCGTGGGGTGCAGGGGTCGACGACTACGAGGCGGCCGAACAGCTGACGACCTTCGTCGACGCCGGCGGCACGCTGGTCGACACCGCACCGATCTACGGCGACGGCGCCTGCGAGGAGCTGCTGGGTCGGGTCCTGGCCTCCACCGGGACTCGCGACCGGGTCGTGCTGGCGGGCAAGTGCGCACTGACCAGACGCGACGGCGAGGTCGTCCGCGACGCGTCCCGCGGCACGGTCCTCGACCAGCTCGACCTCTCCCTGCGCCAGCTGGGCACCGACCACCTCGACCTGTGGCAGGTGCACCGCTGGGACGACTCCACGCCGCTCGACGAGACCCTCGCGGCCCTGGAGCACGCGGTGACCTCCGGCCGGGTGCGCTACGTCGGCATCTCCAACTTCACCGGGTGGCAGACCGCTCTGGGCCATGCGACGCTCGCGGGTCGGCCGGCCCGTGTGCCCCTGGTCAGCACCCAGGTCGAGTACTCCTTGCTCCGGCGCGAGGCCGAGGTCGACGTCGTCCCGGCGCTGCAGCACCTCGGCATGGGCCTCATCGCCTGGTCGCCGCTGGGCCGCGGGGTGCTCACCGGCAAGTACCGGAACGGCACGCCGGCAGACTCGCGCGGCGCCGACCCGCGGTGGGAGCAGTTCGTCGCTCCGTACCTGACCCCCGATCGTGCAGGGGTGGTCGAGGCCTTGGCCCGGGCGGCGGAAGGCCTGGGCGCCTCACCCGCGCAGATCGCCCTCGCCTGGGTCCGTGACCGGCCCGCCGTGGCCTCGGTGGTCGTCGGTGCCCGCACCACCGCCCAGCTCGTCGAGACGCTCGCCGCCGAGGCGGTCGAGGTGCCACCCGAGATCCGGCAGGCCCTCACCGACGTCTCCGGTGGCGAGGCCCTCAGTTCGGCGGAGAAGGAGTGA
- a CDS encoding DUF5703 family protein: MVEYEFWNLTIDRSKSRHAVCRMLTEAAEYHGWELDRLRKDRTGHRTVTLRRKIIRMRSTLY, encoded by the coding sequence GTGGTCGAGTACGAGTTCTGGAACCTGACGATCGACCGGTCGAAGTCGCGCCATGCGGTGTGCCGGATGTTGACCGAGGCGGCCGAGTACCACGGGTGGGAGCTCGACCGGCTGCGCAAGGACCGCACCGGCCACCGGACCGTGACCCTGCGCCGCAAGATCATCCGGATGCGCAGCACCCTGTACTGA
- a CDS encoding M20/M25/M40 family metallo-hydrolase, with product MTYEPASEVVEICRDLIRIDTSNFGDDSGPGERKAAEHVAALLAEVGIESEVLESEPGRTSVVARWGNQDSSRPGLLVHGHLDVVPAQAQDWQVDPFAAEIVDGYLYGRGAVDMKDFDAICLSVVRARQRAGAVPDRPITLVFTADEEAGGVLGAHWMVEHRPDLFEGCTEAVGEVGGFSTEVGGQRLYLIETGEKGIAWLRLTARGTAGHGSMQAPDNALTHLARGLVAIGEHEWPASPGPSMELLFAKVRELTGSDATDPDVLLEHFGPAVRMLGAGVRNSTNATMLQAGYKHNVVPGEAVAYVDGRYLPGHGETFLSEVQAVVGDRVTVEPHISDIALEYPFEGDLVDAMTVALHRHDPTAHVAPFVMSGGTDAKAWSKLGITSYGFAPLRLPADLDFTALFHGVDERVPVDALEFGCRVFDEFLDLA from the coding sequence ATGACCTACGAGCCTGCGTCCGAGGTCGTGGAGATCTGCCGCGACCTGATCCGCATCGACACCTCGAACTTCGGTGACGACTCCGGACCCGGCGAGCGCAAGGCCGCCGAGCACGTGGCGGCACTGCTCGCCGAGGTCGGCATCGAGTCGGAGGTCCTTGAGTCCGAACCCGGGCGGACCAGCGTCGTCGCCCGCTGGGGCAACCAGGACTCGTCCCGTCCCGGGCTGCTCGTCCACGGACACCTCGACGTCGTGCCCGCGCAGGCCCAGGACTGGCAGGTCGACCCGTTCGCGGCCGAGATCGTCGACGGCTACCTGTACGGCCGGGGCGCGGTCGACATGAAGGACTTCGACGCGATCTGCCTGTCGGTGGTGCGCGCACGACAGCGCGCCGGCGCCGTGCCCGACCGTCCGATCACCCTGGTGTTCACCGCCGACGAGGAGGCCGGCGGAGTGCTGGGTGCGCACTGGATGGTCGAGCACCGTCCCGACCTGTTCGAGGGCTGCACGGAGGCCGTCGGCGAGGTCGGTGGGTTCTCCACGGAGGTCGGTGGTCAGCGGCTGTACCTCATCGAGACCGGCGAGAAGGGCATCGCGTGGCTGCGGCTCACCGCTCGCGGCACCGCCGGACACGGGTCCATGCAGGCCCCCGACAACGCCCTCACCCACCTGGCGAGGGGCCTGGTCGCCATCGGGGAGCACGAGTGGCCGGCCTCTCCGGGCCCCTCGATGGAACTGTTGTTCGCCAAGGTCCGCGAGCTCACCGGCTCCGACGCGACCGACCCGGACGTCCTGCTGGAGCACTTCGGTCCGGCCGTCCGGATGCTGGGTGCGGGCGTCCGCAACTCCACGAACGCCACGATGCTGCAGGCCGGTTACAAGCACAACGTGGTCCCCGGGGAGGCGGTGGCCTACGTCGACGGCCGGTACCTGCCGGGTCACGGCGAGACCTTCCTCTCCGAGGTGCAGGCGGTCGTGGGGGACCGGGTCACGGTCGAGCCCCACATCAGCGACATCGCCCTGGAGTACCCGTTCGAGGGCGATCTGGTGGACGCGATGACCGTCGCCCTGCACCGTCACGACCCGACCGCCCACGTGGCGCCGTTCGTCATGTCCGGCGGAACCGACGCCAAGGCGTGGAGCAAGCTCGGCATCACGTCCTACGGGTTCGCCCCGTTGCGGCTGCCGGCCGACCTCGACTTCACCGCCCTGTTCCACGGCGTCGACGAGCGGGTGCCGGTCGACGCCCTCGAGTTCGGCTGCCGGGTCTTCGACGAGTTCCTCGACCTGGCTTAA
- a CDS encoding SRPBCC family protein, which translates to MALIEVVREVPLSVDEAWGRLTDWSRHGDHAPLTSIELTPTGFNARTGLGRLGFDDPMDVVQWAPPHHCRIEKRGRVVLGWAEITVEEIASGSRVRWVEEIHVRGVPRFARRIEAAAGRRLFSGVIDELLA; encoded by the coding sequence GTGGCCCTGATCGAAGTCGTGCGCGAGGTCCCCCTGTCCGTCGACGAGGCGTGGGGGCGGCTCACCGACTGGAGTCGGCACGGTGACCACGCCCCGCTCACCAGCATCGAGCTGACCCCGACGGGGTTCAACGCCCGCACCGGGCTCGGCCGTCTCGGGTTCGACGACCCGATGGACGTGGTGCAGTGGGCGCCGCCGCACCACTGCCGGATCGAGAAGCGGGGCCGGGTCGTGCTGGGATGGGCCGAGATCACGGTCGAGGAGATCGCCTCCGGGTCCCGCGTGCGCTGGGTCGAGGAGATCCACGTGCGCGGTGTGCCCCGGTTCGCCCGCCGGATCGAGGCCGCCGCCGGTCGCCGGCTGTTCAGTGGCGTCATCGACGAGCTGCTCGCCTGA
- a CDS encoding AAA family ATPase, which produces MAPTTPFTSVDDVVSRLAEVGYLASEAVATTVFLASELGKPLLVEGPAGVGKTELSRAVAAASGAELIRLQCYEGVDEARALYEWNHAKQLLRITAGRDESWDEARTDIFSEEFLLPRPLLQAIRNPNPTVLLIDETDKADVEIEGLLLEVLGDFQVTVPELGTIVATRRPFVVLTSNATRELSEALRRRCLFLHVDFPDAELEERIVRLKVPELDAALADSVVRVVGALRALPLRKAPSVAETIDWARTLVALGASTLSEQVVSDSLGVILKHQDDLTKARAKLDLDAVLSAGA; this is translated from the coding sequence ATGGCACCGACCACCCCCTTCACCTCGGTCGACGACGTCGTGTCCCGGCTCGCCGAGGTCGGCTACCTCGCGTCCGAGGCGGTCGCCACCACGGTGTTCCTCGCCAGCGAGCTGGGCAAGCCGCTCCTGGTCGAGGGTCCGGCTGGCGTCGGCAAGACCGAGCTGTCACGGGCGGTGGCCGCCGCTTCCGGAGCCGAGCTCATCCGACTGCAGTGCTACGAGGGCGTCGACGAGGCGCGGGCGCTCTACGAGTGGAACCACGCCAAGCAGCTGTTGCGCATCACCGCCGGCCGCGACGAGTCGTGGGACGAGGCGCGCACCGACATCTTCAGCGAGGAGTTCCTGCTCCCCCGGCCGCTGCTGCAGGCCATCCGCAACCCGAACCCGACCGTGCTGCTCATCGACGAGACCGACAAGGCGGACGTCGAGATCGAAGGCCTCCTGCTGGAGGTCCTCGGCGACTTCCAGGTGACGGTGCCCGAGCTCGGCACCATCGTCGCGACCCGGCGGCCGTTCGTGGTGCTGACGTCGAACGCGACCCGTGAGCTGTCGGAGGCACTGCGTCGCCGCTGCCTGTTCCTGCACGTCGACTTCCCGGACGCCGAGCTCGAGGAGCGCATCGTCCGCCTGAAGGTTCCCGAGCTCGACGCCGCCCTGGCCGACTCCGTCGTGCGGGTCGTCGGGGCCTTGCGGGCGCTGCCGCTGCGCAAGGCTCCGTCGGTCGCCGAGACGATCGACTGGGCCCGCACCCTGGTGGCCCTGGGCGCGTCGACGCTGTCCGAGCAGGTGGTGTCGGACAGCCTCGGCGTGATCCTCAAGCACCAGGACGACCTGACGAAGGCTCGCGCCAAGCTCGACCTCGACGCGGTCCTCAGCGCCGGTGCGTGA
- a CDS encoding VWA domain-containing protein translates to MTDDLSARLVEFVGALRSKGIPAGPSETVDAAAVAATLGLDHRERLREGLASALVRRGGQRDVFDMTFDVFFPAGVGVSSAAQDASDLGVEDLRDLLTMALAEADLRTMQQIAEIAVELLGEVGGPAGQSGGWSAYQTLDRMRPQTLIAGAEAARGAGQGQGQGQGSGGQGSGGQGAGEGDVTDRLGRDEVRRSVDAFRAMVEAEARRRTAELRGRELVTRHAVRQGAGQVEFLSANARQLAELRAAVQPLARKLATRLSARRRRAHRGRIDMRRTLRRAMGTGGVPLRPVFAPPHPTRPELVLLCDVSGSVAGFSGFTMLLVRALGDQFSKVRVFAFVNTVDEVTDLVHDGGDDPRRRISEEARITKWHTSSDYGESFGDFVADHLDVVGPRTSVLILGDGRNNNQNPRLDALHEIALRAKRTFWLNPEHTSKWGLGDSVAPEYAEVVEMHECRTMDQLERFVSRLLPV, encoded by the coding sequence ATGACCGACGACCTGTCGGCGCGGCTGGTGGAGTTCGTGGGAGCGCTGCGCAGCAAGGGCATCCCCGCGGGTCCGAGCGAGACCGTCGACGCCGCGGCCGTCGCCGCCACCCTGGGCCTGGACCATCGCGAGCGGCTCCGCGAGGGGTTGGCGTCGGCGCTGGTGCGGCGGGGCGGGCAGCGGGACGTCTTCGACATGACGTTCGACGTGTTCTTCCCTGCCGGGGTCGGAGTGTCCTCGGCGGCACAGGACGCCTCGGACCTGGGCGTCGAGGACCTGCGCGACCTGCTCACGATGGCGCTGGCCGAGGCCGACCTGCGCACGATGCAGCAGATCGCCGAGATCGCGGTCGAGCTGCTCGGTGAGGTGGGCGGGCCGGCCGGGCAGTCCGGCGGCTGGTCGGCCTACCAGACACTCGACCGGATGCGGCCGCAGACGCTCATCGCCGGTGCCGAGGCCGCACGCGGGGCCGGCCAGGGTCAAGGTCAGGGCCAGGGCAGCGGGGGCCAGGGCAGTGGCGGTCAGGGCGCGGGCGAGGGCGACGTCACCGACCGGCTGGGCCGGGACGAGGTGCGTCGGTCGGTCGACGCCTTCCGGGCGATGGTCGAGGCCGAGGCCCGCCGCCGCACCGCGGAGTTGCGCGGACGGGAGCTGGTCACCCGTCACGCGGTGCGACAGGGTGCCGGCCAGGTCGAGTTCCTCAGCGCGAACGCCCGGCAGCTGGCCGAGCTGCGGGCCGCGGTCCAACCGTTGGCGCGCAAGCTGGCCACCCGGCTGTCAGCGCGCCGGCGACGAGCGCACCGCGGCCGCATCGACATGCGCCGCACCCTGCGCCGGGCCATGGGCACCGGCGGTGTCCCGTTGCGTCCCGTGTTCGCGCCTCCGCACCCCACCCGGCCGGAGCTGGTGCTGCTGTGCGACGTGTCGGGATCCGTCGCCGGCTTCTCGGGGTTCACGATGCTGCTCGTGAGGGCTCTGGGCGACCAGTTCAGCAAGGTGCGGGTGTTCGCCTTCGTCAACACCGTCGACGAGGTGACCGACCTGGTGCACGACGGCGGCGACGACCCCCGCCGCCGGATCTCCGAGGAGGCGCGGATCACCAAGTGGCACACCAGCAGCGACTACGGGGAGTCGTTCGGTGACTTCGTGGCGGACCACCTCGACGTCGTCGGCCCTCGGACGTCCGTGCTGATCCTTGGAGACGGACGCAACAACAACCAGAACCCCCGGCTGGACGCCCTGCACGAGATCGCGCTGCGGGCCAAGCGCACCTTCTGGCTCAATCCCGAGCACACCTCCAAGTGGGGACTGGGCGACTCCGTGGCACCGGAGTACGCCGAGGTCGTCGAGATGCACGAGTGCCGCACCATGGACCAGCTCGAACGCTTCGTCTCGCGGCTGCTGCCGGTCTGA
- a CDS encoding GAF domain-containing sensor histidine kinase has translation MTSGEEHDAAVEDLVSQSRLRDLIRVNHAVTSHLDLDTVLRRIVEMATELIDARYAAMGVIGDDGGLEQFIHVGMDEPTAEQIGHLPAGKGLLGALIDDPRPVRIPRIAADVRSSGFPAHHPPMDSFLGVPIRVRSEVYGNLYLTDSRSGAFTADDESLAEGLAATAGIAIANARQFEESQHREKWSLALADATRDLLSDDDGDPVMQLLQTVLDLAEADTVSIHRRDEQTGSLVVDLALGEGAAALQGSRHDAAGHPVAEAISSRRARIHDGGGLMAHSALIAPFVGSDHPGAALVVSRCATKGAFRPRDLTMVSSFASHVGVALDRTEARRNRRRVSMLEDRSRIARDLHDHVIQRLFATGLSLQATASGLDPGTAARITDHVQEIDGAITQIRQSIFAMSQDVERAASSPRGRILAVVNRLGDHMGRRPTVAFDGPIDLLTDPDLARDVEAVIGEALTNAVKHAQASAIDIEVAIAGSQIQVTVADDGVGLGSSPRRSGLANLEDRATARGGGLRIVSGGAGTTIIWTASL, from the coding sequence ATGACGTCCGGGGAGGAGCACGACGCAGCGGTCGAGGACCTGGTCTCGCAGTCACGGCTGCGCGACCTGATCCGGGTGAACCACGCGGTCACCAGCCACCTCGACCTCGACACGGTGCTGCGCCGCATCGTGGAGATGGCCACCGAGCTGATCGACGCCCGCTATGCGGCGATGGGCGTCATCGGTGACGACGGTGGCCTCGAGCAGTTCATCCACGTGGGCATGGACGAGCCGACCGCCGAGCAGATCGGACACCTGCCGGCCGGCAAGGGCCTGCTCGGCGCGCTGATCGACGACCCTCGGCCCGTCCGGATCCCGCGGATCGCCGCGGACGTGCGGTCCAGCGGGTTCCCGGCGCACCATCCGCCCATGGACAGCTTCCTGGGCGTCCCGATCCGCGTCCGCTCGGAGGTCTACGGCAACCTGTACCTGACCGACAGCCGCAGCGGGGCCTTCACCGCCGACGACGAGAGCCTGGCCGAGGGCCTCGCCGCCACCGCCGGCATCGCGATCGCGAACGCACGGCAGTTCGAGGAGTCCCAGCACCGTGAGAAGTGGTCGCTGGCGCTCGCCGACGCCACCCGTGACCTGCTCTCGGACGACGACGGCGACCCGGTGATGCAGCTGCTGCAGACCGTGCTGGACCTGGCGGAGGCCGACACGGTCAGCATCCATCGCCGCGACGAGCAGACCGGCTCGCTGGTCGTCGACCTCGCCCTGGGAGAGGGTGCGGCGGCCCTGCAGGGGTCTCGACACGACGCGGCCGGGCATCCCGTGGCCGAGGCCATCTCGTCGCGACGTGCGCGCATCCACGACGGCGGCGGGCTGATGGCGCACAGCGCCCTCATCGCGCCGTTCGTGGGGTCCGACCACCCCGGCGCCGCGCTCGTGGTGAGCCGCTGCGCGACCAAGGGCGCGTTCCGTCCGCGCGACCTGACGATGGTGAGCTCGTTCGCGAGTCACGTCGGCGTCGCGCTCGACCGCACCGAGGCCCGGCGCAACCGCCGCCGTGTCTCCATGCTGGAGGACCGCAGCCGCATCGCTCGTGACCTGCACGACCACGTGATCCAGCGGCTGTTCGCCACGGGGCTCAGCCTGCAGGCCACCGCCTCCGGCCTCGACCCCGGCACGGCGGCCCGCATCACCGACCATGTGCAGGAGATCGACGGCGCCATCACCCAGATCCGGCAGAGCATCTTCGCGATGAGTCAGGACGTCGAGCGTGCCGCGAGCAGCCCCCGCGGTCGCATCCTGGCGGTCGTGAACCGCCTGGGCGACCACATGGGACGGCGTCCGACCGTCGCCTTCGACGGACCGATCGACCTGCTGACCGACCCCGACCTGGCCCGCGACGTCGAGGCGGTCATCGGCGAGGCGCTGACCAATGCCGTCAAGCACGCCCAGGCGAGCGCGATCGACATCGAGGTCGCGATCGCGGGCTCACAGATCCAGGTCACGGTCGCCGACGACGGGGTCGGACTCGGCTCGTCGCCGCGGCGCAGCGGCCTGGCCAACCTGGAGGATCGAGCGACCGCCCGCGGCGGCGGTCTGCGGATCGTGTCCGGTGGCGCCGGTACGACCATCATCTGGACGGCGTCGCTGTAG
- a CDS encoding DEAD/DEAH box helicase, which translates to MARRGQRPSGATRTAPRDQRRARDQQGILPVLARAVREVENAVDRGRVSPQSRTKFQVVALLAREERSRVKVADDLSDGQRAEQLKRLDGIGTILAKSAAREPDLFELLGEDAVVTDAAKALRREMIAAAGHEPEPEPEPAPDEAGPAPDKRVVPQSVISRQLANPFLAPDFSAAPPPKVEVQRLAGWELLGPLLSAFERAAGGASACMDLPEPTAAGKPTGLPLMHHQGQLVAAAAAGHRTFLLADEPGLGKTAQALLAAEAADAYPLLVVVPNVVKTNWAREAQLWTPNHPATVIQGNGDNIDGFADIVIVNYEVLDRHVGWLGDLGFRGMVLDEAHFIKNKTSQRSQHVLQLSERIRSWTPRPLLMALTGTPLINDIDDFRAIWQFLGWIDEKKPRAQLMATLEQTGLTPLDPGFYPAARSRVIDLGIVRRRKVDVAADIPARRIADLPVELDGQAGRSIREAERELARRLVARYRTALETRSAGVVVDGIDHDLVRQVATWESDDSSSSDENVFSMLRRIGQAKAVPAADYTAQLARNVGKVVFFAKHVDVMDVAEQTFAKAGLRYASIRGNQTPSVRQQNIDAFVEDPDVAVVVCSLSAAGVGLNLHVASNIVLAELSWTDAEQTQAIDRVHRIGQEEPVTAWRIIAAQTIDTKIVELIDSKAGLAARALDGSDEEVGSAVDLQVEALVGLLTEALAAEQF; encoded by the coding sequence TTGGCCAGACGAGGCCAGCGCCCCTCGGGCGCGACCCGCACCGCCCCGCGTGACCAGCGGCGAGCCCGCGACCAGCAGGGCATCCTGCCCGTGCTCGCGCGGGCCGTGCGCGAGGTCGAGAACGCCGTCGACCGCGGGCGCGTCTCGCCGCAGTCACGCACCAAGTTCCAGGTCGTGGCCCTGTTGGCCCGTGAGGAGCGCAGCCGCGTCAAGGTCGCGGACGACCTGTCCGACGGCCAGCGGGCGGAGCAGCTGAAGCGGCTCGACGGCATCGGCACGATCCTGGCCAAGTCCGCGGCTCGCGAGCCCGACCTGTTCGAGCTGCTGGGCGAGGACGCCGTCGTCACCGATGCCGCCAAGGCGCTGCGCCGCGAGATGATCGCGGCCGCCGGTCATGAGCCCGAGCCGGAGCCGGAACCGGCGCCCGACGAGGCCGGGCCGGCGCCCGACAAGCGGGTGGTGCCGCAGTCGGTCATCTCGCGCCAGCTCGCCAATCCGTTCCTCGCTCCCGACTTCTCCGCCGCACCGCCGCCGAAGGTCGAGGTGCAGCGGCTCGCCGGGTGGGAGCTGCTCGGCCCGCTGCTGTCGGCCTTCGAACGCGCCGCCGGTGGCGCCTCGGCCTGCATGGACCTGCCCGAGCCGACCGCCGCGGGCAAGCCGACGGGCCTGCCGCTCATGCACCACCAGGGTCAGCTGGTGGCCGCGGCCGCCGCCGGCCACCGCACGTTCCTGCTCGCCGACGAGCCGGGTCTCGGCAAGACGGCTCAGGCGCTTCTGGCGGCCGAGGCCGCCGACGCGTACCCGCTGCTCGTCGTCGTCCCCAACGTCGTCAAGACCAACTGGGCGCGCGAGGCCCAGCTCTGGACGCCGAACCACCCGGCCACCGTGATCCAGGGCAACGGCGACAACATCGACGGGTTCGCCGACATCGTCATCGTCAACTACGAGGTGCTCGACCGCCACGTGGGCTGGCTCGGCGACCTGGGCTTCCGCGGCATGGTGCTCGACGAGGCGCACTTCATCAAGAACAAGACGTCGCAGCGCTCGCAGCACGTCCTCCAACTGTCCGAACGCATCCGCAGCTGGACCCCGCGTCCCCTGCTGATGGCGCTCACGGGCACCCCCCTGATCAACGACATCGACGACTTCCGAGCCATCTGGCAGTTCCTGGGGTGGATCGACGAGAAGAAGCCCCGCGCCCAGCTGATGGCCACGCTGGAACAGACCGGGCTGACGCCGCTCGATCCGGGCTTCTACCCGGCGGCCCGCTCACGCGTCATCGACCTGGGCATCGTGCGTCGTCGCAAGGTGGACGTGGCCGCCGACATCCCCGCCCGACGCATCGCCGACCTGCCCGTGGAGCTCGACGGTCAGGCCGGTCGGTCGATCCGCGAGGCCGAGCGGGAGCTGGCGAGGCGACTCGTCGCGCGCTACCGCACGGCGCTGGAGACACGGTCCGCCGGTGTCGTCGTCGACGGCATCGACCACGACCTGGTCCGCCAGGTCGCCACGTGGGAGAGCGACGACTCCAGCTCCAGCGACGAGAACGTCTTCTCCATGCTGCGTCGCATCGGTCAGGCGAAGGCCGTGCCCGCCGCCGACTACACCGCCCAGCTGGCGCGCAACGTCGGCAAGGTCGTGTTCTTCGCCAAGCACGTCGACGTCATGGACGTCGCCGAGCAGACCTTCGCCAAGGCCGGACTCCGGTACGCGTCGATCCGGGGCAACCAGACGCCGTCGGTGCGCCAGCAGAACATCGACGCGTTCGTCGAGGATCCCGACGTCGCGGTCGTCGTGTGCTCGCTCAGCGCCGCCGGAGTGGGCCTGAACCTGCACGTCGCCTCGAACATCGTGCTGGCCGAGCTGTCGTGGACCGACGCCGAACAGACCCAGGCCATCGACCGGGTGCACCGCATCGGTCAGGAGGAGCCGGTCACGGCGTGGCGCATCATCGCCGCCCAGACCATCGACACCAAGATCGTCGAGCTCATCGACTCCAAGGCCGGACTCGCCGCCCGTGCTCTCGACGGGTCCGACGAGGAGGTCGGATCGGCGGTCGACCTGCAGGTCGAGGCCCTGGTCGGCCTGCTCACCGAGGCGCTGGCGGCCGAGCAGTTCTGA